One Chitinophagaceae bacterium C216 genomic window carries:
- the cytR_3 gene encoding HTH-type transcriptional repressor CytR yields the protein MSVSTVSKALNDNPLISALTKERVKKLAKEWNYIPNEAARHFKQSKSYTLGVIVPDLLDQFYVLAVNGIEKVASKKNYNVIVSQTHEDADIEEKLIENMIKNRVDGAIITVSKNTKNVERFQRLTYAGIPFVFFARYFSEQEYDYVSTDNVGGAKKAVEYLLKRGHKRIAHLMGPSFLKTSIQRYNGYVDALMKYKVSFDPALVEEVDLSPEQTYAAVRRLMQLDNPPTAFFTFKNYISLDVIKILKQEFSQQLEKTEVVGFGNLPLIQYLDYKPIAAIDENSFRMGEKAAELIFENIEHNDKELEEERPAQHMRIPCRLIMY from the coding sequence ATGTCTGTATCAACGGTTTCTAAGGCGCTTAATGATAATCCGTTGATAAGTGCCTTAACCAAAGAGCGTGTAAAAAAGCTTGCCAAGGAGTGGAATTATATTCCTAATGAGGCAGCTAGGCACTTTAAACAGAGCAAGTCGTATACCTTAGGAGTTATTGTACCTGATCTACTTGATCAGTTTTATGTGCTTGCGGTAAATGGAATTGAGAAAGTTGCCAGCAAAAAAAACTATAATGTAATCGTTTCGCAGACACATGAGGATGCCGACATTGAGGAAAAGCTGATAGAAAACATGATTAAAAATCGTGTGGATGGGGCCATTATTACCGTTTCAAAAAACACAAAAAATGTAGAGCGGTTCCAACGACTAACTTATGCGGGGATCCCTTTTGTATTTTTTGCTCGTTATTTTTCGGAACAAGAGTATGATTATGTTTCTACCGACAATGTTGGAGGTGCGAAAAAAGCTGTGGAATATTTGTTAAAGCGCGGGCATAAGCGTATTGCTCATTTGATGGGGCCTTCATTTTTAAAGACTAGCATACAACGATACAACGGTTATGTGGATGCTTTGATGAAATATAAAGTGTCTTTTGATCCTGCTTTAGTAGAAGAAGTAGATCTTTCGCCAGAACAGACTTATGCTGCTGTGAGAAGATTGATGCAATTGGACAATCCGCCTACCGCTTTTTTTACTTTTAAAAATTATATTAGCCTGGATGTCATCAAAATTCTTAAACAGGAGTTTTCCCAGCAGCTGGAAAAAACCGAGGTTGTTGGGTTTGGAAACCTTCCACTAATACAATATCTCGATTACAAGCCCATTGCTGCTATTGATGAAAATTCTTTTAGAATGGGCGAAAAGGCTGCAGAATTGATTTTTGAAAATATTGAGCACAACGATAAAGAACTTGAGGAGGAAAGACCTGCACAACACATGCGCATACCATGCAGACTTATTATGTATTAA
- the ylaC gene encoding RNA polymerase sigma factor YlaC, producing MTAYIKKSDNELIHLFANGHESALDSLLERYKDKLFNAILYIVKDKYHAEDISQDVFIKIIETLKNGKYKEEGKFLPWAMRIAHNLCVDYFRKLKRFPFAKSSTDNEILDTLNCPDQNVEDKIIKAQSVGKAKDLLEKLPEEQREVIILRHFANLSFKEIAEITGCSINTALGRMRYGLINLRKLMIGK from the coding sequence ATGACAGCGTATATCAAAAAAAGCGATAACGAGCTAATACATCTATTCGCAAACGGTCATGAATCAGCCCTTGATTCATTGCTGGAGAGATATAAGGACAAATTGTTCAATGCTATCCTGTACATCGTAAAAGACAAATACCACGCCGAAGACATTTCTCAGGATGTGTTTATAAAAATTATTGAAACCCTCAAAAACGGAAAATATAAAGAGGAAGGAAAATTTTTACCTTGGGCTATGCGCATTGCCCACAATCTTTGCGTAGACTATTTTAGAAAATTGAAGCGTTTCCCCTTTGCCAAAAGCAGTACAGATAATGAAATTTTGGACACCCTGAACTGTCCTGATCAAAATGTAGAAGATAAAATTATCAAAGCTCAAAGTGTGGGGAAAGCCAAGGATTTATTGGAAAAATTACCCGAAGAACAACGAGAGGTGATCATTCTGAGACATTTTGCCAATCTAAGCTTTAAGGAAATAGCAGAAATTACCGGATGCAGCATCAATACCGCTTTAGGGAGAATGAGGTATGGACTCATCAATCTTCGAAAATTAATGATAGGTAAATAA
- a CDS encoding TonB-dependent receptor P26, whose protein sequence is MRVLKQTLLSTMLTAFYLIHLDAGAQETLVTGTVKNLNDEFLEAVSVVVKRTSQTTLTNHLGEYSISVQPNDSLIFSYAGMEPQTIGVSGRKVINIIMRPAADREQLEDVVVVAFGTQKKSEIVGSVTQVKPEELKIPSSNLTTALAGRVPGMIAFQRTGEPGADNAEFYIRGLTTFGYGRGPLILIDGIESTTNDLARINVDDIQSFNVYKDATATALYGSRAANGVIAINTKEGKKGKTNVTLRVETSLSKNTKDVELADPITYMKLNNEAILTRDPLAPLLYSEEKIDNTVPGSGSYIFPATDWRKELFKDHTINERINLSLSGGGDVAKYYVAGTFTQDNGLLKVDKRNNFNNNIDFKTYSLRSNVNMYIFPTTEMIVRLYGVFEDYNGPIYSGGDMYTRVMRANPVLFPPYYPIDEKHKYVTHIMFGNYDGSYLNPYADMVKGYQDRGRSKIGAQLELKQDLKAITPGLKARGRLSTDRHSYFTITRQYIPFYYGLSNYNIRDNTYNIYLINEAQGRETLSYDEGLKQINSTIYGEAAIDYYRTLGAHTISGMVIGYFQERLNPNAGNIQESLPFRNIGLSGRATYGYKNRYHAEINFGYNGSERFHQSHRWGFFPSAGIAWTVSNEPFFENLKDKINNLKLRATYGYAGKDDIGSASDRFFYLSEVNLNNSSYGAVFGRDNGYSRPGISISRYSDPNITWETSRDANFAIELSFLRKLNLIAEYYIRNRYNILQQRSSTPASMGLWAQPQTNIGEAEGKGVDIDLNFNHTFKNNYFIQLMGNFTYATSRYKVYEDYNYPGAPWRDRTGYPINQRWGYIALGLFADEAEVANSPTQGFGEYMAGDIKYKDVNGDGRITELDMVPIGYPTTPEIVYGFGISGGNDRFDISVFFQGSGRSSFWIDPEATAPFTPYYYNSDERNSGIKYVNQLLKAYADSYWSEDNRDLYAMWPRLSTYPITNNIQSSTWFMRNGAFLRLKHIEIGYKFTPQLLKRIGLSSARLYLSGVNLYTWSKFKTWDIEMAGNGLRYPNQKVYNLGLLVNF, encoded by the coding sequence ATGAGAGTACTGAAACAAACTTTGCTTAGCACAATGCTAACTGCCTTCTATTTAATCCATCTGGATGCGGGGGCACAGGAGACGCTGGTAACAGGTACTGTAAAAAACTTAAACGATGAGTTTCTTGAAGCTGTATCAGTAGTTGTAAAACGCACTTCGCAAACTACGCTCACCAATCATCTTGGAGAATATTCCATTTCGGTCCAACCAAACGACTCACTCATTTTTTCTTACGCCGGCATGGAACCTCAAACCATTGGCGTATCGGGAAGGAAGGTTATAAATATTATCATGAGACCCGCTGCGGACAGAGAACAATTAGAAGACGTAGTGGTGGTTGCCTTCGGTACACAGAAAAAATCGGAAATAGTAGGTTCTGTGACTCAGGTCAAACCTGAGGAACTAAAAATCCCTTCCAGTAATCTTACTACAGCACTAGCTGGACGCGTTCCGGGCATGATTGCGTTTCAAAGAACAGGGGAACCCGGTGCAGATAATGCAGAGTTTTATATACGAGGTCTTACAACTTTTGGATATGGACGCGGTCCTTTGATTCTAATAGATGGTATTGAATCCACCACAAATGACCTTGCTCGAATTAATGTAGATGATATCCAAAGCTTCAATGTATATAAAGACGCAACAGCTACAGCATTATACGGAAGTAGGGCTGCCAATGGAGTGATTGCTATTAACACTAAAGAAGGGAAAAAGGGCAAAACCAATGTTACCCTACGCGTTGAAACGAGCCTTTCTAAGAACACAAAAGATGTGGAGCTGGCTGACCCTATTACTTATATGAAGCTTAATAACGAAGCCATCCTCACGCGCGATCCTCTGGCTCCTCTTTTATATTCTGAAGAGAAAATAGACAATACGGTTCCTGGTTCCGGTTCTTATATCTTCCCGGCAACGGACTGGCGCAAAGAATTATTCAAAGACCATACTATTAATGAACGAATAAATCTGAGTTTGAGCGGCGGAGGTGACGTTGCTAAATATTACGTAGCCGGTACCTTCACTCAGGATAATGGCCTATTGAAAGTAGACAAAAGAAATAACTTCAACAATAACATTGACTTTAAAACATACTCCTTACGCTCCAACGTAAACATGTACATATTCCCAACAACAGAGATGATTGTGAGGCTATATGGAGTTTTCGAGGATTATAATGGCCCTATTTATTCCGGAGGAGATATGTATACACGTGTGATGCGGGCTAACCCGGTACTTTTCCCTCCCTACTATCCTATAGATGAAAAGCATAAATATGTAACCCATATTATGTTTGGAAACTATGACGGCTCCTATCTCAATCCATATGCGGATATGGTAAAAGGCTACCAAGACAGAGGTCGCTCAAAAATAGGAGCGCAACTGGAGTTAAAACAAGACCTTAAAGCCATTACTCCCGGACTGAAAGCCAGAGGCCGTTTAAGCACAGACAGACACTCCTACTTTACTATTACAAGGCAATATATCCCCTTTTACTATGGGCTTTCTAACTATAACATAAGAGACAATACTTATAATATCTATCTTATCAATGAGGCACAAGGTAGAGAAACCCTTAGTTACGACGAAGGTCTTAAACAAATCAACTCAACCATATATGGTGAGGCGGCTATTGATTATTATAGAACATTGGGGGCTCATACCATCAGTGGTATGGTGATCGGATATTTTCAAGAAAGATTAAATCCTAACGCTGGCAACATTCAGGAATCGCTCCCCTTTAGAAATATCGGATTATCGGGAAGAGCTACATATGGATATAAAAATCGTTACCATGCAGAGATCAACTTTGGCTACAATGGTTCAGAACGTTTTCATCAATCACATCGGTGGGGCTTCTTCCCTTCTGCAGGTATTGCTTGGACAGTATCTAACGAGCCTTTCTTTGAAAACCTGAAAGACAAAATCAATAATCTCAAACTAAGAGCCACATATGGATACGCCGGTAAAGATGATATAGGAAGTGCCAGCGATCGCTTCTTCTACTTATCCGAAGTAAACCTCAACAATAGCAGTTATGGTGCAGTTTTCGGACGCGACAACGGATACTCTCGTCCGGGTATTTCCATTTCGCGCTACTCAGATCCGAATATTACTTGGGAAACTTCAAGAGATGCCAACTTTGCTATAGAGTTAAGTTTTCTTAGAAAATTAAATCTTATAGCCGAATACTATATACGCAATAGATACAACATTCTTCAACAACGTTCTTCAACACCGGCTTCTATGGGATTGTGGGCACAACCGCAAACCAATATAGGTGAGGCAGAAGGCAAAGGGGTTGATATAGATTTAAATTTCAATCACACCTTTAAAAACAATTACTTCATACAACTCATGGGTAATTTCACCTATGCTACCTCAAGATATAAAGTGTATGAGGATTATAATTATCCCGGAGCTCCGTGGCGCGATAGAACCGGTTATCCCATTAATCAACGCTGGGGTTATATAGCATTGGGATTATTTGCTGATGAAGCAGAGGTAGCAAACTCTCCTACTCAAGGATTCGGTGAATACATGGCCGGTGATATAAAATATAAAGACGTAAATGGCGACGGAAGGATTACCGAACTCGATATGGTTCCCATCGGCTATCCCACCACACCTGAAATAGTTTACGGGTTTGGTATCTCGGGTGGTAATGACAGATTTGACATTTCTGTTTTCTTTCAGGGTTCGGGCAGATCTTCTTTCTGGATAGATCCTGAAGCTACAGCTCCGTTCACACCTTATTACTATAACAGCGATGAACGCAATTCCGGAATCAAATATGTAAATCAGTTATTAAAAGCTTACGCTGATAGCTACTGGTCAGAGGACAACCGGGATTTGTATGCTATGTGGCCACGTCTAAGCACATATCCTATCACTAATAATATTCAGTCCAGCACATGGTTTATGCGCAACGGAGCTTTCCTGAGGCTAAAACACATAGAGATTGGATACAAGTTTACACCGCAATTATTAAAAAGAATCGGGCTCTCCTCTGCAAGACTGTATTTAAGTGGCGTAAACCTTTATACATGGAGCAAATTCAAAACATGGGATATTGAGATGGCAGGAAACGGGCTCAGATATCCGAATCAGAAGGTATACAACTTAGGCCTGTTAGTTAATTTTTAA
- the uvrA_2 gene encoding UvrABC system protein A, translated as MELNKVKKEGDIIVKGARVHNLKNVTVSFPRNKLIVVTGVSGSGKSSLTIDTLYAEGQRKYAESLSAYARQFLNRMNKPDVDYIKGLCPAIAIEQKVITRTPRSTVGTMTEIYDYLRLLFARVGSTISPISGQEVRKDDIGDVIEALKKLNQGDKVFILVKFKQHQNREVREELNILMQKGFSRIAVDEEGEEGMAVKRIEELLELDDAALRKEVPAAKSKQGNRVYILIDRLVVKDFDEDDLHRLSDSVGTAFYEGEGDVYAEVIPQKGKKKLLHFNNRFELDGMVFEEPQPNLFSFNNPLGACPTCEGFSLVLGIDEDLVIPDKRLSVFEGAVAPWKGEKLGKWKDYFIRHASKDGFPIHKPIADLTKEQYNYLWKTPGGINDFFKEVEQNLYKVQYRVLLSRYRGRTTCPDCNGYRLRKEALYVKVGGKHIGELCEMPAKDLKAWFDKLKLSAHKQEVAKRILIEIHSRLDTLIKVGLGYLTMNRVANTLSGGESQRIQLTRSLGSNLTDSLYILDEPSIGLHSRDTDNLIKVLKELRDLNNTVVVVEHDEMMMRQADHIIDMGPLASHLGGEVVAEGDYKTLIKNPQSLTGKYLSGALSIVPPKTVRKWTRSIIVEGARHNNLKDITVEFPLNVLCVVSGVSGSGKTTLVKQILYPALQKIKGEFTGEKVGFHKAIKGDVDSIQQIELIDQNPIGKSSRSNPVTYIKAYDEIRDLFAKQPLSKMRGFQPKHFSFNVDGGRCDTCKGEGEQVIEMQFLADVHLVCESCVGKRFKDEVLEVQVNGKNIHDVLEMSVDEAIEFFAPISDAIAKAIQPLSDVGLGYIKLGQSSDTLSGGEAQRVKLASFLGKGRNSNKILFIFDEPTTGLHFHDIKKLLASFDALIEQGHSIIVIEHNTDVIKSADWLIDLGPEAGDGGGAVVFAGKPADIKKVKESHTAKYL; from the coding sequence ATGGAATTGAACAAGGTAAAAAAAGAAGGCGATATTATAGTAAAAGGAGCACGGGTCCATAACCTCAAAAACGTTACTGTAAGTTTTCCGCGAAATAAATTAATAGTAGTAACAGGTGTATCCGGCTCCGGAAAGTCCTCTCTAACCATTGACACCCTCTATGCAGAAGGGCAGCGCAAGTATGCAGAGAGTTTAAGTGCCTATGCTCGTCAGTTTTTAAACAGAATGAACAAGCCCGATGTGGATTACATCAAAGGTTTGTGTCCGGCAATTGCTATCGAGCAAAAAGTAATTACCCGTACACCGCGTAGTACTGTAGGGACGATGACGGAGATTTACGATTATTTGCGGTTGTTGTTTGCCCGGGTGGGCTCCACTATTTCTCCAATATCGGGACAGGAAGTTCGCAAGGATGATATTGGCGATGTAATAGAGGCACTGAAAAAATTAAATCAGGGGGATAAAGTATTTATCCTAGTAAAATTTAAACAACATCAAAACAGAGAAGTAAGGGAAGAGTTAAATATTTTAATGCAGAAAGGTTTCAGCCGCATTGCAGTGGATGAGGAAGGTGAAGAAGGTATGGCGGTGAAACGAATTGAAGAGTTGTTGGAATTGGATGATGCTGCATTGAGGAAAGAAGTGCCCGCTGCTAAATCAAAACAGGGTAATCGAGTATATATACTGATAGATCGTCTAGTAGTAAAAGATTTTGACGAAGATGATTTGCATCGTCTGAGTGACTCTGTTGGTACTGCTTTTTATGAGGGCGAAGGCGATGTATATGCCGAAGTAATTCCTCAAAAAGGAAAGAAAAAACTGCTACATTTTAATAATCGATTCGAGCTAGACGGGATGGTATTTGAAGAGCCGCAACCGAACTTATTTTCCTTCAATAATCCATTAGGTGCATGTCCTACCTGCGAAGGGTTCAGTCTAGTATTGGGCATTGATGAAGATTTGGTTATTCCCGATAAAAGGCTAAGTGTGTTTGAAGGAGCCGTAGCACCATGGAAAGGCGAGAAACTGGGTAAATGGAAAGACTATTTCATTAGACATGCTTCTAAGGATGGTTTTCCGATTCATAAACCCATTGCCGACTTAACTAAAGAGCAGTATAATTATTTATGGAAGACGCCCGGCGGTATTAATGATTTCTTCAAAGAAGTAGAACAAAATCTTTACAAGGTGCAGTACCGCGTATTGCTGAGTCGTTATCGTGGAAGAACTACCTGTCCCGATTGTAATGGCTATCGCCTTCGTAAGGAAGCTTTGTATGTAAAAGTTGGAGGTAAGCATATAGGTGAGCTTTGCGAAATGCCTGCAAAAGATTTGAAGGCGTGGTTCGATAAATTAAAATTGTCGGCACATAAGCAGGAAGTCGCCAAGCGTATTTTAATTGAAATACATAGTAGGCTCGATACGCTCATTAAAGTGGGATTGGGATATCTGACAATGAATCGTGTGGCTAACACGTTGAGTGGCGGCGAAAGTCAACGTATTCAATTAACACGTAGTTTGGGAAGCAATCTTACCGACTCGCTTTACATTTTGGATGAGCCTTCCATTGGCCTGCATTCGAGAGATACGGATAACCTGATAAAAGTTTTAAAGGAACTGCGGGATCTGAACAATACCGTTGTAGTGGTGGAACACGATGAAATGATGATGAGGCAAGCCGATCATATTATTGATATGGGGCCTTTGGCTTCGCACTTAGGAGGAGAAGTAGTGGCGGAAGGCGATTATAAAACCCTCATCAAAAATCCTCAAAGTCTCACAGGTAAATATCTCAGCGGGGCACTATCAATTGTACCGCCTAAAACGGTAAGAAAATGGACGCGGTCTATTATTGTAGAAGGTGCACGCCACAATAATTTGAAAGATATTACCGTCGAATTTCCGCTGAATGTATTATGTGTAGTGAGCGGAGTAAGCGGCAGTGGTAAAACGACATTGGTTAAACAAATACTCTATCCTGCGCTACAAAAAATTAAAGGAGAGTTTACAGGAGAGAAAGTAGGATTTCACAAGGCTATTAAAGGAGATGTAGATAGTATACAACAAATAGAACTGATAGATCAGAATCCTATCGGTAAGTCCTCACGTAGTAATCCGGTTACTTACATCAAGGCCTATGATGAAATACGCGATCTTTTTGCAAAACAGCCATTAAGTAAGATGCGGGGTTTTCAGCCTAAGCATTTTTCATTTAATGTAGATGGAGGTAGATGCGATACTTGTAAAGGCGAGGGTGAGCAGGTTATTGAAATGCAATTCTTGGCAGATGTACATCTGGTATGCGAAAGTTGCGTGGGTAAACGTTTTAAGGACGAAGTACTGGAAGTACAGGTTAACGGAAAGAATATTCACGATGTTTTGGAGATGAGTGTAGATGAGGCTATCGAATTTTTCGCACCGATATCTGATGCAATTGCTAAAGCTATTCAGCCTTTAAGCGATGTGGGTTTAGGATATATTAAGTTGGGTCAATCCTCTGATACGCTCTCAGGTGGCGAAGCGCAACGTGTGAAGCTGGCTTCTTTTTTAGGAAAGGGTAGAAATAGTAACAAAATATTATTCATCTTCGACGAGCCTACTACAGGCCTGCATTTTCATGATATTAAAAAACTGCTGGCTTCATTTGATGCACTCATAGAACAGGGGCATTCCATTATTGTAATTGAGCATAATACGGATGTGATTAAGAGCGCAGACTGGTTAATTGACCTGGGCCCTGAAGCCGGAGACGGTGGGGGAGCAGTAGTGTTTGCCGGAAAACCTGCAGATATTAAAAAAGTAAAAGAGAGTCATACCGCAAAATATCTGTAA
- the uxuB gene encoding putative oxidoreductase UxuB — translation MADFSLNGKVIVVTGGTGILGKSFVQGIAQAGGIPCILGRNEAVANERASEIIAAGGKALALKADVTNENDLVNAKDEVLKHFGKIDGLVNAAGGNIPEAIVQPDADLFNLNMDGLRKVVELNLFGTVLPTQIFGAAIAQNSTGGSIVNISSMASQRAITRVLGYSLAKSAIDSYTKWFAMELGNRYKDLIRMNAIAPGFFLTEQNRTLLTNSDGSYTERGNLVVTHTPFKRLGDADELIGALVWLLSDASKFVTGTVINVDGGFSIFSGV, via the coding sequence ATGGCCGATTTTAGTTTAAATGGTAAAGTAATTGTTGTTACAGGTGGCACCGGAATTTTGGGAAAATCATTTGTACAAGGAATAGCACAAGCTGGGGGGATCCCATGCATTCTAGGACGAAATGAAGCTGTAGCCAATGAGCGTGCCAGTGAAATCATTGCTGCAGGAGGAAAAGCCCTAGCCCTAAAGGCTGATGTAACAAATGAGAATGATTTAGTTAATGCAAAAGATGAAGTACTAAAACATTTCGGTAAAATTGATGGTCTGGTAAATGCCGCAGGTGGTAATATACCCGAAGCTATTGTGCAGCCCGATGCAGACCTTTTTAATTTAAATATGGATGGCCTAAGAAAAGTTGTTGAACTGAACTTATTCGGCACTGTTCTTCCCACCCAAATCTTTGGAGCAGCTATAGCACAAAACAGTACTGGAGGTTCCATTGTGAATATATCATCAATGGCATCCCAACGAGCCATAACCCGTGTGCTAGGCTATAGCTTGGCCAAAAGTGCTATAGACAGTTACACCAAATGGTTTGCTATGGAACTAGGCAATAGATACAAAGACCTCATACGAATGAACGCCATTGCACCTGGTTTCTTCCTTACCGAGCAAAACAGAACATTATTAACAAACAGCGATGGAAGCTATACTGAAAGAGGAAATCTCGTTGTTACACACACTCCATTCAAAAGACTGGGAGATGCAGACGAACTCATCGGAGCTTTGGTATGGTTACTCAGTGATGCATCCAAGTTTGTTACCGGAACAGTCATTAACGTAGATGGTGGATTTTCAATATTTAGTGGCGTTTAA
- the aguA gene encoding Putative agmatine deiminase, which yields MNSNNSELQPSTEATFVPKQLGYFFPAEWHPHEATWLSWPHKEASWPGKIHTIYPYYAHFVKELAKSEIVRINVADEAMKNFAIRHLQKQEVDLNKVEFYYHPTNDAWCRDHGPAFLINPAAAGSKKIIVDWGYNAWGDKYPPYDLDDDIPTKIARHFKLPVVYPGIVMEGGSVEFNGKGTVLTSTCCLLNENRNPHLNQEQIENYLYNYYGAEQVLWVDEGIVGDDTDGHIDDTIRFVNEDTVLTVVEENKNDENYELLQNNLKKLKQMRLLNGKQLNIIELPMPDPVIYEDQRLPASYANFYICNKSVIVPTYRCKNDEKALRIIQEQFKDRTVVGIDSTEIIWGLGSFHCLSQQEPAV from the coding sequence ATGAATTCAAACAATTCCGAACTGCAGCCCTCCACGGAAGCAACATTTGTTCCCAAACAACTGGGATATTTCTTCCCTGCCGAATGGCATCCGCACGAAGCGACCTGGCTAAGCTGGCCTCATAAAGAAGCTTCTTGGCCCGGTAAGATTCATACTATTTATCCTTACTATGCGCATTTTGTAAAAGAACTGGCGAAAAGCGAAATCGTAAGGATCAATGTGGCCGATGAAGCAATGAAGAATTTTGCCATTAGGCATTTGCAAAAGCAGGAAGTAGATTTGAACAAGGTTGAATTTTATTATCATCCTACCAATGATGCGTGGTGCAGGGATCATGGTCCGGCTTTTCTTATTAATCCCGCTGCAGCAGGTTCTAAAAAAATTATTGTAGACTGGGGATATAACGCCTGGGGGGACAAATATCCTCCCTATGATTTGGACGATGATATTCCTACAAAGATTGCACGTCACTTCAAATTGCCGGTAGTATATCCCGGTATCGTAATGGAAGGTGGTTCCGTAGAATTTAACGGGAAAGGTACCGTTCTTACTTCTACCTGTTGCTTACTGAACGAAAATCGCAATCCGCATCTGAATCAGGAGCAGATTGAAAATTATCTGTATAACTATTATGGTGCTGAACAGGTATTATGGGTAGATGAAGGTATTGTGGGAGATGATACCGACGGACACATTGATGATACTATCCGATTCGTGAATGAGGATACCGTACTCACTGTGGTGGAGGAAAACAAAAACGATGAAAACTATGAGCTGCTTCAAAACAATCTGAAAAAGCTAAAGCAAATGCGGCTGCTCAATGGGAAGCAACTCAACATTATAGAACTTCCTATGCCTGATCCCGTGATTTATGAAGACCAACGATTACCGGCATCTTATGCCAATTTTTATATATGCAATAAATCGGTAATCGTGCCCACCTATCGTTGTAAAAACGACGAAAAGGCATTGAGAATTATACAGGAGCAGTTCAAGGATAGAACTGTTGTAGGCATTGACTCTACTGAAATTATATGGGGTCTGGGAAGTTTCCACTGCCTTAGCCAACAGGAACCTGCTGTATAA